The following nucleotide sequence is from uncultured Draconibacterium sp..
TTTTAGGTGCCGGATATATTTTAGGTGGAATATTTGGAAGTTCATTTCTTGCCCAATTACTGTTTATAGGAGTTTTGGGCGGTGCAGGAATCGGACTCGCTTATGTTGTTCCTATTGCTGTTGGGGTAAAATGGTTCCCCGATAAAAAAGGATTGATAACCGGATTGGCCGTTGCCGGATTTGGTTTTGGCGCAACCATTTGGGTAAAGCTGGCAGGCTCGTGGTTTGGCGGCCTGTTAAACACCAGCAGCGCCTTTGGTTTGCCCAGCGTTCAGAGTGTATTTGTTATTTACGGAATTGTATTCGCTATCATGGTCGTTTTGGGCTCTCTGGTAATGGTTAATCCACCGGCAGGATACAAACCCGAAGGATATGAACCACCGGTTAACCATACCGCCAAAACAACGGGTGGCGTTGAGTTTGATTCCAGCCACATGCTTCGCACAAAACAATTTTATGCCATTTGGGTAGTGTTTATCTTTTCTGCCCTTGCCGGCCTGATGGTGATTTACTGCATAAAACTTTTTGGAATAGACGCACTGGAATATAACGGAATTACAAATGCCGGAATAATTACCGGAACTGCCATGGCATGGTACGCCATATTTAACGGATTAGGGCGAATTGTCTGGGGAATGATATCCGATAAACTCGGACGGAAAAGAGCCATATTTTTTATGACCCTTTTTCAGGGTGTGATTATGCTGATGATCTACCACGTTTTTATTCGTTTTGGCGTAACATCAGGATTTATTGCCTGCGCATGTATCATTGGCTTCAACTTCGGTGGAAACTTTGCATTGTTCCCGGCTATTACTGCCGACTTTTTTGGGAACAACACTGTTGGGAAAAACTATGGATGGATGTTTACGGCCTATGGTATTGCAGGTATTGCAGGCCCACAACTTGCCGGTCATTTTAAAGATTCGGCAACAGCATCATCCGGACCGATAGTATGGATGGCTCCTTTTATTATTGCCGGGGTTGCCTGTTTAATTGGCAGTGTTATCATTTTACTCACAAAACCACCAAAATAAAAAATCAGAAAAAGCGTCAGCAATGGCGCTTTTTCCTTTACAAACACTGGTTTAAACCGTTGTATGCTATATAACACGGCATTTTCTTATTGTTTTACAGCATAGTTTATCGGGGCCTTTCACGCACAAAAGCTGTAACTAACTAATTCAATTACCATTACATCTTCCGGCCAAATAAAAGCCTGATTCCTGAACATTTTAGAACTTGGTATTTTTTCATGAAATTTATGACGGATTTCGGTCAACTATTAAAATCAACAGAATACTGACACCCGATTTAAACCAAAAAGCAAAAAAACATGGCTATAAAAAAACTAGATAGTATTTTCCGACCAAAACGAATTGCCCTGGTTGGAGTCTCAAATAATCCCGACAGTGTTGGCGGGATCACCTTACGAAATTTGGTGGGAGGAGGATTTAACGGCGTGGTCTACCCGGTAAATCCGCGGCGCGAAGCCGTTTTTGGAATTCCATGCTACCCCGATGTAAAAAGCCTGCCCAAAACTCCCGATCTGGCTGTTATTATGACAGCAGCAGAAACTGTTCCTCAATTGGTTCGTGACTGTGGCGAGGCCGGTATTCACGGGGTAATTATCATGTCGGCCGGTTTTAAAGAGGCTGGTGATGTGGGTAAAAAGCTGGAAGAACAGGTAAAAGCAGAAAAAGCTAAATTCCCCGATATGCGAATCGTTGGCCCCAACTGCCTTGGTATTTTAGTACCTGGATTAAACATGAATGTTAGTTTTGCATCGGCCATGCCGAAAAAAGGACACGTTGCATTTATTTCACAATCGGGTGCGCTTTGTACTTCCGTTCTCGACTGGGCTTACGAATCCAATATCGGCTTTTCCAATTTCGTTTCCATCGGTAATTCCATGGACGTGAGTTTTGGCGATCTGATCGATTATTTTGGACAAGATCCGAATACCAAATCCATTGTGCTTTATGTGGAGTCGATTGTAAACGCACGTACTTTTATGTCGGCAGCAAGGGCATTTTCACGCGAAAAGCCGATTATCGTTTACAAATCAGGTCGCTTTCCTGAATCTGCAGCAGCCGCAGCTTCACACACCGGTGCGATGGCCTCTGAAGATTCGGTTTACGACGCCGTATTCCGAAGGGCAGGTTTGGCAAGGGTTTTCGAATTTGGAAACATCTTCGATTTTACCGATCTGGTAGGCCGTAAACGTATTCCTAAAGGTAACCGGCTGGCAATTGTTACAAATGCCGGTGGTCCGGGTGTAATGGCTACCGATTCGCTGCTTTCAATGGGTGGAAGCCTGGTAAAACTGTCGGAAGAAACCATGCAGAAATTAAACGATTACCTGCCCTCATTCTGGTCGCACGGTAATCCGGTTGATGTGCTGGGAGATGCTACTCCGGAAAGATTTGCAAGAGCTGCAGAAATAGTTTTGGAAGACAAAGAAGTGGATGCCGTTTTGGTATTGTTAACTCCTCAGGCAATGACTGATCCAACAGCCACGGCAAAGGCCATTGCAAATATGTCGAAAAATACAACGAAGTCGATTATGACATCGTGGCTGGGAGGAGCTGCCATGCACGAAGGTATTCAAATCCTCAACCAAAATGGTATTTCGAACTACCCTGCCCCTGAGCAGGCCATTCGCGCATTTATGACACTTTCTGATTATTCCGAAAACCAGCAAATGTTATACGAAACGCCACGTGAGGTACCTGTTTCGTTTCAGTACGACCGTAACGAGCTTCGCCAAAAATACCTGACTCAGGTATTCCCAAAAGCAAAAGTGTTAAACGAGGACGATTCGAAAATGCTGGTTAACGATTACGGTATCGACACTACGCACCCAACCCCGGCGTCTACCGAAGATGAAGCGGTAAAAATTGCCGAAGAAAAAGGCTATCCGGTGGTGCTGAAAATATACTCGCCTGATATCATTCATAAATCGGATGTTGGCGGCGTGGCACTGAATATTGAAAACGAAGAGATGGTGCGGGCCACTTTCCGGAACATGGTAAAAATGGCAGCTGAAAAACGCCCTGAGGCCAAAATCGAGGGTATTACCGTACAAAAAATGGTAGATACAAGAGACGGAATCGAACTGATTGTAGGAACCAAAAAAGACCCTATTTTCGGAACAGTAATGCTGGTTGGAATGGGCGGCACAACCGCCGAATTGTTTAAAGATCAACGTTTAGAGTTCCCTCCTTTAAACGAGCATCTGGCCCGCCAAATGCTTAAGTCGCTAAAACTTTATCCGCTGCTGAAAGGCTGGCGTGGCGATGCTCCTAAAAACATCGATAAATTGATCGAGGTACTTATTCGCATGTCGTACCTGGCTGCTGATTACCCCGAAATTGAAGAGCTGGATATAAATCCGCTTATTGTTACACCAAAAGATGTGATTGCGCTTGATGCCCGGATTGTTGTTGATGAAGAATTGTTGACAACACCGGTAAAAGAATACTCGCACCTGATAATGCGCCCCTACCCGGAAAGCCTTATCAAGGAAGCGACTTTACGCGATGGAACACCAATTACGCTGCGCCCTATTCGCCCCGAAGACGAACCAAGGTGGCTTGAATTGCTTGGAAGTTGTTCGAAAGAATCCATATACCACCGTTTCCGTTACGACTTTTATTTCGATTCGCACGAAGTGGCTTCGCAGTTCTGTTTTATCGATTACGACCGCGAAATTGCCATTGTTGCCGAACACGAAAAAGAAGATGGTAAAAAAGAGCTGATCGGTGTTGGACGATTGATTGCCGACCCCGATGTGGAAATTATGGAATACGCGGTGTTGATTACCGATAAGTGGCAGAAGAAGGAGCTAGGATTTACATTGACCAGCTACTGCCTTGAAATTGCCAAATCGCGCGGAATTAAAAAGCTGGCGGCCGAAACCACACGCGACAATAAACCGATGATCTCTGTTTTCCGGAAACTGAATTTTAAGATCCGATTTAACGAAGACACCACTGTAACGGTAAACAAGGATCTGGAGCTGAATTAAAAACCTTTTACATTAAATATTGTTATCTCCCGGTAAACAGCAACGTTTCCGGGAGTTTTAACACGGATAATTCATTTGATTACATTAATAGTCATGTTTTCCGGGTTAATCCCGACTTAGTTGAGTCCATCTTTTGAATCTCAAAAAATGGGTACGAAACTTACGTCGTTTAGAACGAATTGGGTATTTGAATGAATAGTACGGATTAAATTCTATGAGTTCTACTAAACTAACAAAATCACTGGTCGATAAACTCTGGCAGGCTTCACACCTTATCCGAAAATCGAGATATGCCGTGGCGTTTACCGGTGCAGGAATTTCTGTTGAAAGTGGAATCCCGCCGTTCCGGGGCGAAAATGGACTTTGGAACACTACCCACCCCATATTTCTCGAAATTGAATATTTTCAGAAAAAACCACTGCAATCGTGGAAAAAAATAAAGGAGATATTTTACGACAGTTTGGGTGATGCCGAACCTAATATTGCGCATATAATGCTGGCAAAAATGGAAGAGCGCAGTTTTGTTGAAACGGTTATCACACAAAACATCGATCACCTTCACCAAAAAGCCGGTAGTAAGTATGTTTACGAACTTCACGGCACATACAAACAGTTAATTTGTACCGAATGCAGCTCGGAATACGACATGAGTTTTGCCGACCTGAACTACCTCCCTCCCACTTGTTTTGTTTGCAAAGGCATTTTAAAACCCGATATGGTGTTTTTTAACGAACCCATTCCGGCTTTTGCAAAAAAACGTTCGTTCGAAGAAGCCGCCAAAGCCGATGTGCTGCTTATAATCGGTACAAATGCCGAAGTTTTACCGGCCGCAGAAATCCCGGTAGTAGCCAAAAATAACGGTGCAAAAATCATCGAAATAAATATTAAACCATCCCATTTTACAGATACAGTTACCGATATCTTCCTGGAAATGAAAGCCACCGAAGCCATGAGTGAGCTGGGCCGCTTATTGTATCTGTAGATAATCTTATAGTTTTTGAAAACTTTGAACACCGATGACATTGATTTGGCTGATATTCGCCGAAATTTACCTGCGAGAATCACATTAATCTGCGTCATTAGCGTCTCTTTTCTTTAAAATCCTATATTTGCCCGAGCAAACCGTTTTTATACTAAAATGAAAAAACCTTACCTTTTATTACTACTTCTCCCACTCGTATTATTTTCATGTTCATCGGGCAAAAAAGCACTGCAACGTGGCGATTATTACCAGGCCATGTCAAAAGCTGTTGAGCGTTTAAAATCAAACCCAACCAACGACAAAGCTTTAAAAGTATTAAAAGAAGGCTATCCGATGGCCGTTGAGTGGTCGCAGGAAGAAATTGATCTGACCTTGACATCGAACGAAACCTTTAAATGGGAACACACCATTACGGTTATGAACCGGGTGAACCGGATGAGCGACCAGATAAGAAGCACTCCCGCGGCACGAAAAATTTTTCCCGATCCGAAGACATTCAGTTCGGAATTAAATATGGCGCACGAAAAAGCTGCCGAAGATCGTTACCAGGCCGGATTGCATTTTATGGAACAGGAATCGCGCGAAAGTGCACGAACTGCCTACAGTCATTTTGAAAGAGCTGAACAGTGGATTCCGGGTTATAAAGACACACAGGAGAAAATGGCCATTGCCAAAGAACTGGCAACCGTAAATGTAGTTGTTGAGGCAGTTACAGTGCGAACAAAAATCTACGAGCTCAGTTCCGAGTTTTTTTACAACCAGGTGTTTGAATACGTGAATAACCAATTCCCTTCGCATGATTTTGTAAACTTTTTTTCGCCAAAACAGGCCGAAAATTTTGAGTTAAATCCGGACTTTGTGGTACGCATGGAATTTTACGATTTCTCGGTGGGTAACCTGGTACGCAGCGAAAAAGAAGAGAGCATTACCAAAAAGGTAAAAGTTCCGCTTACTGACAGTACGTTTGTAAATAAAACCTACAGTGCAAAACTAAAAACGTATACCGACGAGGTAATTTCGGGTGGTCGCCTGAATTACCGGATTGTAGATTTTCAGAATGACAAATTGCTGCGCGATAACCTGATTCCCGGCTCTTTTACCTGGGTAAACCAATATGCCATTTTTGCCGGCGACGAAGAAGCTTTAAGCGATGCACAATATGCGCTCACTCAACAAAAAGTTGTTCCCTTGCCTCCACACCAGGATTTGTTTATCGAGTTTACAAGGCCGATATACGAACAACTTACCAACGAACTGAACAGCTTTTTCAGGCGGTATCGGTAAGCCGGTAATCAAACATTATCTGTTGCAAAAGAAGAGTTGTTAATTATTAGATAATCGGCATTAGTAGTTTGAATGATTTCAGAATCATTTGACAAACTGTAGCTGCTTCTCCCTCAATAAAAAAAGGGAGCCTTTTTTAGGCCCCCCTTAACTTGTATCGTAACTGCAAAAAATTGCTTCTTTAACGGAATCCGAAACTAATGCCGCCATTATAACTTACATAATTGGCTTTACTGATGGAGCCAAACAGGCTGAAAAATGACAACTTTAATCGAAAGCCTGCATCAATTCCCATGTAATTATCTTTATAACTCAAAGCAATCGGATCTTCCTCCTCAATCATGGCATTAACCAACAAATCTTCTATGTTTGTAAAATCCGTGCCCAACTTTTCCGGATCCGGAACCGGGTATTTTCCCAAAATATCAAATGTGGTTTTACTGGAGTTACCGGTAACTGAGGCAAAAAATGTAATGACCGCAATTTTTTTCGAAACGATTAAGCCATACTTCATATTTTTGGTTGCAAATTCTCCTTTTTGATTCGGATCCTGTACATATCCTGCAGGGTTTGGAACACCGTAAACAGTATAGTCGAAATCGATTGCTGACTCACCACTAATATTCGAATACGCCCCAAAAAGAGCAATATCCAGCGGTAAATGTTTGATAACCGGCAGCGACTCGCGAATATTATGCTTCAAGCCTAGCCCCCAAAGGCCGGCTTCTGCATCTTCGTTATCAATCTCAAACTTTACTTTAGGCACGTAACGTAATATTACATCGGTATTAGGTAACAAACCGAATGTTGCCTGAATTATCGGAACCGGAACAACATCAACACCACTACCTCCGGGAGTAGAAAAATATTCGATCGGAGTGGTCTGACCATTAATCTCAGCATCATAATACAAACTCACACCATCGCCACTACCGGCAGCGGTAGATGCCATATTCTGTCCGTCCTGCGCATACACATATTTCAATCCCAGCTCATTTACATCGAATGTTTTATCCGACCCGGGAACTTTAAACGCACTAATCGAGAAAGCCAGGTCAAATCCCCACAGTTTATGTGTTTCGGCCGTATAGTACCACGAATTATTCATCCCTACACCAAGACCTTTCCCATAAGGTTCGGTGTATGCCTCAATCAACAGATTGCCATCATGCGTTCCAAAACGTAACAAATCTGCTACATCCGATTGGGCTTTAGAAAATTTAAAGCCCGCCAGAGCTATCAGTACAATAAGAATTTTTATTTTCATAACAATTGTGATAAATTACTAATTGGGGAAAGTAATATTTGAATGGATAAAGACAATTGAATAAAAATATCACTAACCCTAAATACCAACTTCTATTATAAAACAGAGAATTTTTAGAAATCGTATCAATTTGTCTTTTTTTATTATGAAAATTTTTACTGTTTTGAGCATTCCTGAATAATATTTTCAGGAATGCATAAATTCATCTGGTTCATTCTCCTGATTGTTGAATTTGGTGAAATTGCTATTTCACCTTTTTCCCTGAGGCCAGAATCTTCCAACTCATTAATAGAGCCATTTTTCGTTTATCTTTGAATCTTTAAAATGTGTAAAAAATGAAAGCAGCAGTTCTTACAAAATACAACCAGGTTGAATGGAAGGAGGTTGAAAAACCGGCCTGCAAACCGGGAGAAGTTTTAATAAAAGTAAACTTTGGCTGTATTTGCGGCAGCGACCAGCATATTCACACCGGTGAGTTTCATCCGCGGACAACACTTCCGCTAATTATGGGACACGAATTCGGTGGCGTTGTTGCCGAAGTGGGCGAAGGAGTTAACGGCTGGCAGGTGGGCGATAAAGTTGCCCCCGACCCTATTATCTGGTGCGGTAAATGCCCCGCTTGTTTAAAAGGCCATTTCCCGGCATGTACCAGCCTAAAACTAATCGGCATTGATATGGACGGCGGTTTTTGCGAATACGTTTCACTGCCTCCCTCGATGTTGTATAAAGTGCCGGCAAATATACCCGACGAGCACGTGGCGCTGGTTGAAGTTTTAAGTATTGGTTGCCATGCCAAAAACCGTGCAAACGTTCAGGAAAACGACAGCATTGTGATTTGGGGTTCGGGCAAAATTGGCTTGTGTATTTTGCAGGCTGTTCGTACGGTTACCAACAATACCGTTTTTATGGTTGATATTCTTGATGAACGGCTGGCAATCGGGCCAAAATACTACGACAATGTGATTCCGATAAATGCAAAAAAAGAAGATCCTGTTGAACGTATAAAAGATGAAACCGATGGAAAAGGTGTTGATATAGCTTTTGAAGCGGTTGGACACCCCGAAGAAATTGAGGATGGTGTAAATCCAATAACAGGCTGTATTCGTTCGATTGTTGGAGGTGGAAAAGTTTGCGTGCTGGGATTGGCAGCCGAACCAACTTCAGTTGTATTTCGTGAACTGATATGGAAAGAAGGAACCATTGTAACTTCGCGCGTTAGCCATGGCGAATTTGCCGAAGCCATTGACCACCTGAAAAACAACCGACTAAAACCAGAAGCACTGATATCAAAAACATTACACGGATCTGAAACCCAAAAAGGTTTTGAAATTTTAAAGAAAGATCCGGCTAAAAACATAAAAATATTACTTGATTTCAACGCCGTTTAATGGAAAATAAATGGACTAAACAGAAAACTGATAACACATCATAATTTGTATGACAAATTACAAATTATTACTAAATTTGTGCTTTTCGAACTACTATGACAACTACAAATAAATTCATCCAACTAAAGGCCCAACTCGAGGGTGATCTATATTTTGATAACGTACAACGGGTGCTTTATTCAACCGATGCATCGCAATACAAAGAAATGCCGCTGGCCGTTACCAAGCCTAAAAATAAAAAGGATATAAAAAAGATCATCGCCTTCGCA
It contains:
- a CDS encoding OFA family MFS transporter; translated protein: MKGLKITNRWIVVIGAILIQLALGAIYAWSVFTALLTEPNGDYGFSATQTAWVFSIGLATFAVVMVFAGKWQAKSGPTIVALTGGLVLGAGYILGGIFGSSFLAQLLFIGVLGGAGIGLAYVVPIAVGVKWFPDKKGLITGLAVAGFGFGATIWVKLAGSWFGGLLNTSSAFGLPSVQSVFVIYGIVFAIMVVLGSLVMVNPPAGYKPEGYEPPVNHTAKTTGGVEFDSSHMLRTKQFYAIWVVFIFSALAGLMVIYCIKLFGIDALEYNGITNAGIITGTAMAWYAIFNGLGRIVWGMISDKLGRKRAIFFMTLFQGVIMLMIYHVFIRFGVTSGFIACACIIGFNFGGNFALFPAITADFFGNNTVGKNYGWMFTAYGIAGIAGPQLAGHFKDSATASSGPIVWMAPFIIAGVACLIGSVIILLTKPPK
- a CDS encoding GNAT family N-acetyltransferase, producing the protein MAIKKLDSIFRPKRIALVGVSNNPDSVGGITLRNLVGGGFNGVVYPVNPRREAVFGIPCYPDVKSLPKTPDLAVIMTAAETVPQLVRDCGEAGIHGVIIMSAGFKEAGDVGKKLEEQVKAEKAKFPDMRIVGPNCLGILVPGLNMNVSFASAMPKKGHVAFISQSGALCTSVLDWAYESNIGFSNFVSIGNSMDVSFGDLIDYFGQDPNTKSIVLYVESIVNARTFMSAARAFSREKPIIVYKSGRFPESAAAAASHTGAMASEDSVYDAVFRRAGLARVFEFGNIFDFTDLVGRKRIPKGNRLAIVTNAGGPGVMATDSLLSMGGSLVKLSEETMQKLNDYLPSFWSHGNPVDVLGDATPERFARAAEIVLEDKEVDAVLVLLTPQAMTDPTATAKAIANMSKNTTKSIMTSWLGGAAMHEGIQILNQNGISNYPAPEQAIRAFMTLSDYSENQQMLYETPREVPVSFQYDRNELRQKYLTQVFPKAKVLNEDDSKMLVNDYGIDTTHPTPASTEDEAVKIAEEKGYPVVLKIYSPDIIHKSDVGGVALNIENEEMVRATFRNMVKMAAEKRPEAKIEGITVQKMVDTRDGIELIVGTKKDPIFGTVMLVGMGGTTAELFKDQRLEFPPLNEHLARQMLKSLKLYPLLKGWRGDAPKNIDKLIEVLIRMSYLAADYPEIEELDINPLIVTPKDVIALDARIVVDEELLTTPVKEYSHLIMRPYPESLIKEATLRDGTPITLRPIRPEDEPRWLELLGSCSKESIYHRFRYDFYFDSHEVASQFCFIDYDREIAIVAEHEKEDGKKELIGVGRLIADPDVEIMEYAVLITDKWQKKELGFTLTSYCLEIAKSRGIKKLAAETTRDNKPMISVFRKLNFKIRFNEDTTVTVNKDLELN
- a CDS encoding NAD-dependent protein deacylase; amino-acid sequence: MSSTKLTKSLVDKLWQASHLIRKSRYAVAFTGAGISVESGIPPFRGENGLWNTTHPIFLEIEYFQKKPLQSWKKIKEIFYDSLGDAEPNIAHIMLAKMEERSFVETVITQNIDHLHQKAGSKYVYELHGTYKQLICTECSSEYDMSFADLNYLPPTCFVCKGILKPDMVFFNEPIPAFAKKRSFEEAAKADVLLIIGTNAEVLPAAEIPVVAKNNGAKIIEINIKPSHFTDTVTDIFLEMKATEAMSELGRLLYL
- a CDS encoding DUF6588 family protein, with the translated sequence MKIKILIVLIALAGFKFSKAQSDVADLLRFGTHDGNLLIEAYTEPYGKGLGVGMNNSWYYTAETHKLWGFDLAFSISAFKVPGSDKTFDVNELGLKYVYAQDGQNMASTAAGSGDGVSLYYDAEINGQTTPIEYFSTPGGSGVDVVPVPIIQATFGLLPNTDVILRYVPKVKFEIDNEDAEAGLWGLGLKHNIRESLPVIKHLPLDIALFGAYSNISGESAIDFDYTVYGVPNPAGYVQDPNQKGEFATKNMKYGLIVSKKIAVITFFASVTGNSSKTTFDILGKYPVPDPEKLGTDFTNIEDLLVNAMIEEEDPIALSYKDNYMGIDAGFRLKLSFFSLFGSISKANYVSYNGGISFGFR
- a CDS encoding alcohol dehydrogenase catalytic domain-containing protein — encoded protein: MKAAVLTKYNQVEWKEVEKPACKPGEVLIKVNFGCICGSDQHIHTGEFHPRTTLPLIMGHEFGGVVAEVGEGVNGWQVGDKVAPDPIIWCGKCPACLKGHFPACTSLKLIGIDMDGGFCEYVSLPPSMLYKVPANIPDEHVALVEVLSIGCHAKNRANVQENDSIVIWGSGKIGLCILQAVRTVTNNTVFMVDILDERLAIGPKYYDNVIPINAKKEDPVERIKDETDGKGVDIAFEAVGHPEEIEDGVNPITGCIRSIVGGGKVCVLGLAAEPTSVVFRELIWKEGTIVTSRVSHGEFAEAIDHLKNNRLKPEALISKTLHGSETQKGFEILKKDPAKNIKILLDFNAV